In Sphingobium sp. B2D3C, a genomic segment contains:
- a CDS encoding ImuA family protein, which translates to MLAALRAELAVVRTTRGPALGFGLPEIDARLAEHGLDASGLHEIAAATASLNDDAAATLFLAGIAARFCDQPGFNVFWAVTAFDLYAPGLEQVGLGPEKLLYAQGRKDAEVLAMAEDALRDGSLACVIAEVKAADMTATRRLQLAACDGQTPMLLFRRHRSRDRCPLTTPSSAMTRWRVGCIASERLPWPGVGRPRWRVELARQRNGDPFTLELEACDAKGRLALPAAIADRTAAQARATSSAA; encoded by the coding sequence ATGCTCGCCGCGCTTCGCGCCGAGCTTGCGGTCGTGCGCACGACACGCGGGCCGGCGCTCGGATTCGGGCTCCCGGAGATCGACGCCCGGCTTGCCGAGCATGGCCTGGACGCCAGCGGCCTTCATGAGATTGCCGCCGCCACGGCGAGCCTGAACGACGACGCGGCCGCGACGCTGTTCCTGGCGGGAATCGCTGCGCGTTTCTGCGATCAGCCAGGCTTCAACGTCTTCTGGGCGGTTACTGCCTTCGATCTCTACGCGCCTGGTCTTGAACAGGTGGGCCTTGGTCCAGAGAAACTGCTCTATGCACAGGGCCGCAAGGATGCCGAAGTCCTTGCGATGGCCGAGGATGCGCTTCGCGACGGATCGCTCGCCTGCGTGATTGCGGAGGTGAAGGCCGCCGACATGACCGCGACCCGCCGCTTGCAGCTCGCCGCCTGCGACGGCCAAACGCCGATGCTGCTCTTTCGCCGCCACCGCTCGCGTGACCGGTGCCCGCTTACCACGCCCTCGTCGGCGATGACGCGCTGGCGGGTTGGCTGCATCGCTTCCGAACGGCTGCCCTGGCCCGGTGTCGGGCGGCCGCGCTGGCGGGTCGAACTGGCCCGGCAACGGAACGGCGATCCCTTCACACTCGAACTGGAGGCGTGCGATGCCAAGGGTCGCCTCGCTCTTCCTGCCGCAATTGCCGATCGAACGGCTGCGCAGGCAAGAGCGACCAGCTCCGCCGCCTGA
- a CDS encoding SOS response-associated peptidase family protein produces MCNDYRLEVEIASIMEDFDDLEINIETPEGVPEDNPRADIRMTDVAPIVRAVERPPGNYRAVGELINRRWSWPGKSGPVYNFRSEGFGGKAPDLSINRCLILCDGFYEFTNPVVPRPKDKRLDKWLFTMKGHRWFCMAGIWQADPKVGEAFTLLTMDAGDDIKPYHHRQIIPLARDRWADWLNPKVPAEDVLEYLPTGMLTVTQIYPLPPGEAEQPKLAL; encoded by the coding sequence ATGTGCAACGACTATCGCCTCGAAGTCGAGATCGCCTCGATCATGGAGGATTTCGACGACCTCGAAATCAACATTGAGACGCCAGAAGGCGTGCCGGAGGATAACCCGCGCGCCGACATCAGGATGACCGACGTCGCGCCGATCGTCCGCGCCGTTGAGCGACCACCGGGCAACTATCGTGCGGTCGGCGAGCTGATCAACCGGCGATGGAGCTGGCCCGGCAAGAGCGGCCCCGTCTATAATTTCCGTTCCGAGGGCTTCGGCGGCAAGGCGCCCGACCTCAGCATCAACCGCTGCCTAATCCTCTGCGACGGCTTCTACGAATTCACCAATCCGGTCGTGCCCCGGCCCAAGGACAAGCGGCTCGACAAGTGGCTGTTCACCATGAAGGGCCATCGCTGGTTTTGCATGGCAGGCATCTGGCAGGCCGATCCGAAGGTCGGCGAAGCGTTTACCCTGCTCACCATGGATGCGGGTGACGACATCAAGCCATACCACCACCGCCAGATCATTCCGCTTGCCCGTGACCGGTGGGCGGACTGGCTGAACCCTAAGGTGCCGGCGGAGGATGTCCTCGAGTACCTGCCAACAGGCATGCTCACGGTAACCCAGATTTATCCGCTGCCACCCGGCGAGGCCGAACAGCCTAAACTGGCGCTGTAA
- a CDS encoding SOS response-associated peptidase family protein, producing MSATATPFDSDAAEGTLRPIIRYKPDGSGKKEVVNAHWGTNPRFCDGIEYRFVRSEGKTFPSHRCLIPASEFRMKVDKKDYRVTLDDGNFFYLAGVWEPPMAGWPLAFRIITVAANPEVARYQERHGAIILRRQVMDWLDGTMAEPKLLATPPAHLFVVEKIGAGKPVQIDLAH from the coding sequence ATGAGCGCTACCGCAACCCCGTTCGATTCGGATGCGGCGGAGGGCACCCTTCGTCCGATCATTCGATACAAGCCCGACGGCTCGGGCAAGAAGGAAGTCGTCAACGCGCACTGGGGCACCAACCCACGGTTCTGTGACGGCATCGAATATCGTTTTGTACGGTCTGAGGGGAAGACTTTTCCCTCACACCGGTGCCTGATCCCGGCCTCGGAATTCCGGATGAAGGTGGACAAGAAGGATTATCGCGTCACGCTTGATGACGGCAATTTCTTCTATCTAGCCGGCGTGTGGGAGCCGCCGATGGCCGGCTGGCCGCTTGCGTTTAGGATCATCACCGTCGCCGCGAACCCAGAGGTTGCTCGCTACCAGGAGCGACACGGGGCAATCATCCTACGGCGCCAGGTTATGGATTGGCTCGACGGTACGATGGCCGAACCAAAACTACTTGCAACGCCACCGGCACATCTGTTTGTGGTCGAAAAGATCGGCGCTGGAAAGCCCGTGCAGATCGATCTGGCTCATTAG
- the dbpB gene encoding DGQHR domain-containing protein DpdB → MTAREHLKVRAVRSEQGEGTGVFAFFLYGSDINRIADISRIRRDEQELKGFQRREIRDHVKEITAFLDSGPVLFPNAIILAMSPEVEFARSRGRSPDAACEVGETGTLKIPLYPEGHRAAWIVDGQQRSLALGAAKDRSIAVPVIGFISDELTIQREQFILVNKARKLPTGLINELLPEVSVLLPRNLAAKQLPSTLCEALNTDPKSPFFKLIKRESDAKDRAGIVTDSALIETMKASLRTPAGALGQYKHNGDGNDTKAMYGAMLLYWTAVRDTFPDAWGKPATESRLMHSAGIRAMGALMDTVMLRADAAADKAAAIRATLQRLAPHCCWTSGTWEGLGLMWNEIQSTSQHITKLSDHLMHVERDLARAAP, encoded by the coding sequence ATGACCGCGCGCGAGCATCTCAAGGTCCGCGCGGTCCGCTCGGAGCAGGGAGAAGGGACTGGCGTGTTCGCCTTCTTTCTCTACGGCTCCGACATCAATCGAATCGCCGATATCAGCCGCATCCGCCGCGACGAGCAGGAGTTGAAGGGCTTTCAGCGACGTGAGATTCGCGATCACGTCAAGGAAATCACTGCGTTCCTCGACAGCGGCCCGGTGCTGTTTCCGAACGCGATCATCCTCGCCATGTCGCCCGAGGTGGAGTTCGCGCGCTCGCGCGGGCGCTCACCCGACGCGGCCTGCGAGGTTGGCGAGACCGGCACGCTCAAAATCCCGCTGTATCCCGAAGGCCATCGCGCCGCCTGGATCGTCGATGGCCAGCAACGCTCGCTGGCGCTCGGCGCCGCCAAGGATCGCTCGATCGCGGTGCCGGTGATCGGGTTCATCTCCGACGAACTCACGATTCAGCGCGAGCAGTTCATCCTGGTCAACAAGGCCCGCAAGCTCCCGACGGGGCTGATCAATGAACTGCTACCCGAAGTCAGCGTGTTGTTGCCGCGCAACCTCGCTGCCAAGCAATTGCCGAGCACTTTGTGCGAAGCGCTCAACACGGATCCCAAGTCGCCCTTCTTCAAGCTCATCAAACGCGAGTCCGACGCCAAGGACCGCGCCGGCATCGTCACCGACAGCGCATTGATCGAGACGATGAAGGCGAGCCTAAGGACGCCGGCGGGCGCGCTCGGTCAGTACAAGCATAATGGCGACGGCAACGACACCAAGGCGATGTACGGCGCGATGCTGCTATACTGGACAGCGGTCCGCGACACGTTCCCCGATGCCTGGGGAAAGCCCGCGACTGAAAGCCGCCTCATGCATTCGGCCGGCATTCGCGCGATGGGCGCGTTGATGGACACCGTCATGCTTCGCGCCGATGCCGCCGCCGACAAGGCGGCGGCGATCCGCGCGACCCTGCAGCGCCTAGCACCGCATTGCTGCTGGACTAGCGGCACTTGGGAAGGCCTCGGGCTGATGTGGAACGAGATCCAGTCGACTTCGCAGCACATCACCAAGCTCAGCGATCATCTGATGCATGTCGAGCGCGACCTGGCGCGTGCAGCGCCATGA
- the dpdA gene encoding tRNA-guanine transglycosylase DpdA: MKFIFADSLDYVDPAFDFIGDRSPAERQPYWDDAYPHEILGYAPYDGVLVSRGIVGDHRVKGKYTASQARRFHLVGVRKFLRLDTPQFAHLDIFGDCGAFTYVQEERPPYTASEMAEFYDECGFTHGCSVDHIIFDFDPAGQGMSGGTDDAKARFEITLENADAFRHEALAIDASFTPLGVVQGWSPGSMAEAARRLVTMGYDYLAIGGMVPLKSPEIKLVLEAIRDAVPASTRLHILGFAKADDIDSFHGYDIASFDTTSPLIRAFKDAKQNYYLPGEGLGLRYFTSIRVPQAIENPKLQRGVKKGMFRAEELVRLEALALNSLRAFDRGAADLEETLHNVLVYSAPLVEEKPYEDCKDSIALARLAQRYRITLSERPWKQCPCKICQDAAIDVIIFRGSNRNKRRGIHNLAVYHDHIERLDLKRAVNPNDLPRRLCAAEQ, from the coding sequence ATGAAGTTCATTTTCGCCGACAGTCTTGACTATGTCGATCCCGCCTTCGACTTCATCGGCGACCGCAGTCCGGCCGAGCGTCAGCCCTATTGGGACGATGCCTATCCGCACGAGATCCTGGGATACGCCCCCTATGACGGTGTGCTGGTGTCGCGCGGGATCGTCGGCGACCACCGGGTCAAAGGCAAATATACCGCCAGCCAGGCACGCCGCTTCCATCTGGTCGGCGTGCGCAAATTCCTGCGACTCGACACGCCTCAGTTCGCGCATCTCGACATCTTTGGCGACTGCGGTGCCTTCACCTACGTCCAGGAGGAGCGCCCGCCCTACACCGCCTCCGAGATGGCCGAGTTCTACGACGAATGCGGCTTCACCCATGGCTGTTCGGTCGATCATATCATCTTTGATTTCGACCCCGCTGGTCAGGGAATGTCCGGCGGCACTGACGACGCCAAGGCGCGCTTCGAGATCACGCTCGAAAACGCCGATGCCTTTCGCCATGAAGCACTGGCGATCGACGCGAGCTTCACGCCCTTGGGGGTCGTGCAGGGTTGGTCGCCCGGCAGCATGGCCGAGGCGGCGCGGCGGCTTGTCACGATGGGCTATGACTATCTCGCGATCGGCGGCATGGTCCCGTTGAAATCGCCCGAGATCAAGCTGGTCCTGGAGGCGATCCGCGATGCCGTGCCCGCGTCGACGAGGCTCCATATCCTGGGCTTTGCCAAGGCCGACGATATCGACAGCTTCCACGGCTACGACATCGCCAGTTTCGATACGACCTCGCCGTTGATCCGCGCGTTCAAGGACGCCAAACAGAATTACTACCTGCCCGGCGAAGGGCTGGGGCTGCGCTACTTCACGTCGATCCGGGTACCGCAAGCGATCGAGAACCCCAAGCTGCAGCGGGGCGTCAAGAAGGGCATGTTCCGCGCCGAGGAACTGGTGCGGCTCGAAGCACTGGCGCTGAACTCATTGCGCGCCTTTGACCGCGGCGCCGCCGACCTCGAGGAAACGCTTCACAATGTCCTCGTCTACAGCGCACCGCTGGTCGAGGAGAAGCCCTACGAAGACTGCAAAGACAGCATTGCGCTGGCGCGGCTAGCGCAGCGCTACCGGATTACCTTGAGCGAGCGCCCCTGGAAACAATGTCCCTGCAAAATCTGCCAGGACGCCGCGATCGACGTGATCATTTTTCGCGGCAGCAACCGCAACAAGCGCCGCGGGATCCATAATCTCGCGGTCTATCACGACCATATTGAACGACTGGATTTGAAGCGTGCCGTCAACCCAAATGACTTACCTCGCCGTCTGTGCGCAGCAGAGCAGTGA
- the dbpB gene encoding DGQHR domain-containing protein DpdB, with protein MTYLAVCAQQSSEHQVLSFAATAADVLRFASIERIGRDAQGELSGFQRPQVAAHIREIRDYLEQPNSVLPNPIVVAFTDRVEVEDLGNGTMRLSIDMSTGVPGLVVDGQQRLSALAEVDRDFQIFVSALICRDEAELRRQFVLINNTKPLPKSLIYELLPTVDNLPPRLSRRSVASDLTARLNFENTALKGYIKQHTCPEGIIADTVMQRIIMESLTNGVMREMIRSPKGVERCVRLVSNFFEAVKKVWPEAWHGQKPATSRLLHGAGIQAMGDVMEVLAQRSEARSVEEFREGLECLKDKTAWTSGEWELSGEVRRWNSLQNVNRDIALLKHYLIGIVKADQRKRRKAAPVPLLEPEAGTA; from the coding sequence ATGACTTACCTCGCCGTCTGTGCGCAGCAGAGCAGTGAGCACCAGGTGCTCAGCTTCGCGGCCACGGCTGCCGACGTCCTCCGCTTCGCCTCGATCGAGCGGATCGGGCGCGACGCGCAGGGCGAACTCAGCGGCTTCCAGCGTCCGCAGGTCGCCGCGCACATCCGCGAGATCCGCGATTATCTCGAACAGCCCAATTCGGTTCTTCCCAACCCGATCGTCGTTGCCTTCACCGACCGCGTCGAGGTCGAGGACCTCGGCAACGGCACCATGCGCTTGTCGATCGATATGAGCACCGGCGTCCCGGGTCTTGTTGTCGACGGCCAGCAGCGCCTGTCCGCGCTGGCCGAGGTCGATCGCGATTTCCAGATTTTCGTGTCCGCCCTGATCTGCCGCGACGAGGCCGAACTGCGCCGCCAGTTCGTGCTGATCAACAACACCAAGCCGCTGCCCAAGTCGCTGATCTATGAACTGCTGCCGACCGTGGACAATCTGCCGCCGCGGCTCAGCCGGCGGTCGGTCGCATCCGATCTGACCGCGCGCCTCAACTTCGAGAACACCGCGCTCAAGGGCTATATCAAGCAGCATACCTGCCCCGAAGGCATCATCGCGGACACGGTCATGCAACGGATCATCATGGAGTCGCTGACCAATGGGGTTATGCGCGAGATGATCCGATCGCCCAAGGGCGTGGAACGCTGTGTCCGGCTCGTCTCCAACTTCTTCGAGGCGGTGAAGAAAGTCTGGCCGGAAGCCTGGCACGGCCAGAAGCCCGCGACCTCACGCCTGCTCCACGGCGCGGGTATCCAGGCGATGGGCGATGTCATGGAAGTGCTTGCCCAGCGGTCCGAGGCGCGCAGCGTCGAGGAATTCCGCGAAGGCCTGGAATGTCTCAAAGACAAAACCGCCTGGACCAGCGGCGAATGGGAATTGTCGGGTGAGGTCCGCCGCTGGAATTCCTTGCAGAACGTCAATCGCGACATCGCACTGCTCAAACATTATCTGATCGGCATCGTGAAGGCCGACCAGCGCAAGCGCCGCAAGGCGGCGCCGGTGCCGCTCCTCGAACCCGAGGCGGGGACGGCGTGA
- the queE gene encoding 7-carboxy-7-deazaguanine synthase has product MSYAVKEIFKTLQGEGARMGRAAVFCRFAGCNLWSGRDADRATSVCTFCDTDFVGMDGTGGGRFADADALADAIAAEWKGSAANRYVVLTGGEPLLQVDDALVAALHARDFEIGVETNGTQAPPAGLDWICVSPKANADLVLQSGHELKLVYPQETALPERFAHLAFDHFFLQPMDSPTAAANLEAAISYCTDNPRWRLSLQSHKMIGIR; this is encoded by the coding sequence GTGAGCTACGCGGTCAAGGAAATCTTCAAGACCCTCCAGGGTGAAGGCGCGCGGATGGGCCGTGCCGCGGTATTCTGCCGCTTCGCCGGCTGCAACCTCTGGTCGGGCCGCGATGCCGATCGCGCCACCTCGGTTTGCACCTTTTGCGATACCGACTTCGTCGGCATGGATGGCACCGGGGGCGGTCGCTTCGCCGACGCCGACGCGCTGGCCGATGCGATCGCCGCCGAATGGAAGGGTTCCGCCGCCAACCGCTATGTCGTGCTGACCGGCGGCGAGCCACTGCTTCAGGTCGATGACGCGCTGGTCGCAGCACTCCATGCCCGCGACTTCGAGATCGGGGTCGAGACCAACGGCACGCAAGCCCCGCCCGCCGGGCTCGACTGGATCTGCGTCAGCCCGAAGGCCAATGCCGACCTTGTGCTGCAATCGGGGCATGAGTTGAAGCTCGTCTATCCGCAGGAGACCGCCTTGCCCGAGCGGTTTGCGCATCTGGCGTTCGACCATTTCTTCCTGCAGCCGATGGACTCACCGACCGCCGCCGCCAATCTTGAGGCGGCGATTAGCTATTGCACCGACAACCCGCGCTGGCGCCTGTCGCTCCAGTCGCACAAGATGATCGGAATCCGCTGA
- a CDS encoding 6-pyruvoyl trahydropterin synthase family protein, with the protein MFELSKQFRFDAAHTLDRSIDTESSRRIHGHSYRAEVTVRGRPDPATGMIVDLGLLERTMADARDALDHRFLDEINDLGPATMENLSRWIWNRLLPEVGNLFKVSVYRDSSGEACSYWGEEVAA; encoded by the coding sequence ATGTTCGAACTCAGCAAGCAGTTTCGTTTCGATGCCGCCCACACCCTCGACCGGTCGATCGACACCGAATCGAGCCGGCGCATCCATGGCCATAGCTACCGCGCCGAAGTGACCGTGCGCGGCCGCCCCGATCCGGCGACCGGTATGATCGTCGATCTCGGGCTTCTCGAGCGGACCATGGCGGATGCCCGCGATGCGCTCGACCATCGCTTCCTCGACGAGATCAACGATCTCGGACCGGCCACAATGGAAAATCTCAGCCGCTGGATCTGGAACCGGCTCTTGCCGGAAGTGGGCAATCTGTTCAAGGTCAGCGTCTACCGCGACAGCAGCGGCGAAGCCTGCTCCTATTGGGGCGAGGAAGTCGCGGCATGA
- the queC gene encoding 7-cyano-7-deazaguanine synthase QueC, which translates to MTSDSGALVLFSGGQDSATCLAWALDRFDTVETVGFDYGQRHRVELDCREAFRASVVGINPAWAARLGPDHMLDLSILGQVSETALTRDAEIALRDDGLPNTFVPGRNLLFFTLAAALAYRRRLRHLVGGMCETDYSGYPDCRDDTLKSLQVTLNLGMGSNTVVDTPLMWIDKAQTWALAERLGGAPLVDLIRDHTHSCYMGDHETLHEWGYGCASCPACDLRQKGWESFVAQSAA; encoded by the coding sequence ATGACCAGCGACTCCGGCGCGCTCGTCCTCTTCTCCGGCGGCCAGGACAGCGCCACATGCCTCGCCTGGGCACTGGATCGGTTCGATACCGTCGAGACCGTCGGTTTCGATTATGGTCAGCGTCACCGCGTCGAACTCGACTGCCGCGAGGCATTCCGCGCATCGGTCGTCGGTATCAATCCGGCTTGGGCCGCGCGGCTCGGGCCTGACCATATGCTCGACCTGTCGATCCTCGGCCAGGTCAGCGAAACAGCACTGACGCGCGACGCCGAGATCGCGCTTCGCGATGATGGTCTGCCCAACACTTTCGTCCCCGGACGCAACCTCCTGTTCTTCACGCTGGCTGCCGCGCTCGCTTATCGGCGCCGCCTGCGGCACCTGGTCGGCGGAATGTGCGAGACCGATTATTCGGGCTATCCCGACTGCCGCGACGACACGCTGAAGTCGCTCCAGGTCACGCTCAATCTTGGCATGGGCAGCAACACCGTCGTCGACACGCCCCTGATGTGGATCGACAAGGCGCAGACCTGGGCGCTGGCTGAGAGACTGGGTGGCGCGCCGCTCGTCGATCTGATCCGCGACCACACGCACAGCTGCTATATGGGCGACCATGAAACGCTGCACGAATGGGGCTACGGCTGCGCTAGCTGCCCTGCATGCGATCTGCGACAAAAGGGCTGGGAGAGCTTCGTAGCACAGAGCGCAGCATGA